From the Purpureocillium takamizusanense chromosome 6, complete sequence genome, one window contains:
- a CDS encoding uncharacterized protein (TransMembrane:1 (o298-317i)~COG:Q~EggNog:ENOG503NXKA), whose amino-acid sequence MRWPIVSFPPSSNAQYAGLWVSHDPLPCPYQSLVGSRIKTQVAPLNAMASKGTILVTGANGGLGSAIVAHILASPRLAFDYAAVYAVRMARTASKLQSVLSRAPDGHKYDTLDVDLSSIASTKAAASRINERVASGELPPIRALILNAGYQEGATLTMSDDGLEMTWQINFLSNLILSLLLLQSMDKEHGRILILGSWMHDVEDPRNTSGGNTVYQDPKWQNLLPDIDAVARGRWSTPQDDPTGQSGFRRYGASKLCAVMLMHELVERVARDPALTDVSIVGLDPGGMPSDLCRRADFMVKTVTMGLIVPLAAPLMVRLSPNGLVRPTWKSAADVVRACFEVEAPKGKLLYLNGTDELETAKDARDKAKRQPVWSYGLDVAGIKSGDSALADWQ is encoded by the exons ATGCGTTGGCCGATTGTATCCTTTCCGCCGAGTTCGAATGCCCAGTATGCGGGGCTTTGGGTATCCCACGATCCTCTTCCCTGCCCATATCAGTCGCTTGTCGGCAGCAGAATCAAGACACAGGTTGCGCCACTCAACGCCATGGCATCCAAAGGTACTATTCTGGTCACCGGTGCTAACGGTGGCCTCGGCTCCGCAATCGTCGCGCATATCCTCGCGAGCCCAAGACTCGCTTTCGACTATGCAGCCGTGTATGCGGTCCGCATGGCCAGAACAGCATCGAAACTGCAGTCAGTGCTGAGCCGAGCCCCCGATGGGCACAAGTATGATACACTGGACGTTGATCTCAGCTCCATCGCCAGCACCAAGGCGGCGGCTAGCAGAATCAATGAGCGTGTTGCGAGTGGAGAGTTGCCGCCCATCAGGGCCCTCATCCTCAATGCTGGCTACCAAGAAGGTGCCACTCTG ACAATGAGCGACGACGGACTTGAGATGACTTGGCAAATCAACTTCCTGTCCAACCTGATCCTATCGCTGCTGCTTCTACAAAGCATGGACAAGGAGCATGGGAGGATCCTCATACTCGGAAGCTGGATGCACGA TGTCGAGGATCCTAGGAACACATCGGGAGGTAACACTGTGTATCAAGACCCCAAGTGGCAAAACCTGCTCCCAGATATAGATGCCGTCGCCAGGGGTAGATGGAGCACACCCCAAGATGATCCCACCGGACAGTCCGGCTTCCGACGATATGGGGCAAGCAAGCTATGTGCTGTCATGCTCAT GCATGAGTTGGTCGAGCGTGTGGCGCGGGACCCTGCACTGACCGATGTATCCATCGTGGGACTGGACCCCGGCGGCATGCCCTCGGACCTCTGCCGTCGAGCCGACTTTATGGTCAAGACGGTGACCATGGGCCTCATTGTCCCGTTAGCGGCGCCCCTCATGGTGAGGCTGAGCCCCAACGGCCTAGTGCGGCCGACGTGGAAGAGTGCGGCCGATGTTGTCCGCGCATGCTTCGAAGTTGAGGCGCCGAAGGGCAAGCTCTTGTATCTGAACGGCACGGATGAACTTGAGACAGCCAAAGACGCACGGGACAAGGCGAAGAGGCAGCCGGTGTGGAGCTACgggctcgacgtcgctggCATCAAGAGCGGTGACAGTGCACTGGCAGATTGGCAGTGA
- a CDS encoding uncharacterized protein (EggNog:ENOG503P5EY): protein MWDRLRTATATSATDAPASPATNTTTALATAEQDFLHHPPPRHHAASSSKPRRGASVGKHKQRIPRIRSPRSRRSDSLDDPLDALGISRNVPFRLEVRRGKVVPRLSSVDVILPSQQQDLLAAPSREPPPRDPRRRFQQHQHLHQQDSRWRPASSVYGDSDDTVGGVDLKGPVKQASGDMYVRPAAEEQVSPPSSPEAGALHGGHAADDVSPIDEELDRFQQQLIGGPLRAHPERPAPHQQRSHIPSLQHAHHLPRSVPDPSVPQLRQPVPPENRLWERQIHHGHHRPGQPGNAMPRERAAETLNPPQAFGSTTVVTAPVSSHRNTPSPSFGQRMRFMGRSKPEPLDSRPPWHGASGRTKLIKPVRDDPKAGPLQIPRKSSKRTGRGGVPISTSAHTPGGQATSETHNAGAATAPARNPHPLAAAHETARKATSPSWHAQAPLQSQSDAGAHSYPSPPDTDYLSPSPPAAAFQSWETSVAPRGVSPDVHPSKPIKRKPPPGASTASPGTALSHSIGASAGPSSDQDAWVQPPSRFSVTTYATSNPGSPRQSVDEPPVPALPVLATPGMERRRPAAEEYSVGAEPEPVAITMSSPYSASSHVPVHERAAHARIFSESQQSDRRSSMLSMAKPLPPAPHEQSSSNDRVANLNAQIQGLVHRRINITRSIKQMTELMPADNLLASEEVLRKREVEKQKVDALKGELAEVQREEYELGLKLHRAYKRLDQDAEFEPTTLWVRRVTG, encoded by the exons atgtgGGACCGCCTGCgaaccgcgacggcgaccagcGCAACCGACGCTCCAGCATCCCCggccaccaacaccaccaccgccctcgcAACGGCCGAGCAGGACTTCCTTCAccatccccctcctcgtcatcacgccgcctcgtcgtccaagcctcgtcgtggcgccTCCGTCGGCAAGCATAAGCAGAGAATCCCCCGCATCCGCAGCCCCAGGTCGCGCCGTTCTgacagcctcgacgacccgctCGACGCACTGGGCATCTCGCGCAACGTCCCCTTCCGCCTCGAGGTTCGCAGGGGCAAGGTTGTGCCCCGGCTATCTTCAGTTGACGT CATTCTCCCTTCTCAGCAACAGGACCTATTGGCTGCTCCAAGTCGCGAGCCACCCCCACGAGATCCCCGGCGACGGTTCCAACAACACCAGCACCTTCATCAACAAGACTCGCGCTGGCGTCCTGCATCGTCAGTCTACGGCGACAGTGACGACactgtcggcggcgtcgacctcaaGGGCCCCGTCAAGCAGGCATCCGGAGACATGTACGTCCGCCCAGCAGCTGAGGAGCAGGTTTCTCCTCCCAGCTCCCCCGAAGCTGGCGCTCTCCACGGCGG acatgccgccgacgatgtcTCTCCCATCGACGAAGAGCTGGATCGCTTCCAGCAGCAACTCATAGGAGGCCCGCTCCGAGCACACCCAGAGCGCCCCGCTCCTCACCAGCAGCGAAGCCATATTCCTTCGTTGCAGCATGCTCATCACCTACCGCGAAGTGTGCCCGACCCGTCGGTCCCTCAGCTGCGACAACCTGTGCCCCCCGAGAACCGCTTGTGGGAACGCCAAATCCATCAcgggcaccaccgcccaggGCAACCTGGGAATGCAATGCCACGGGAGCGTGCTGCTGAGACGCTCAACCCGCCTCAAGCATTTGGCTCTACCACAGTGGTAACGGCACCCGTGTCGAGCCACCGCAACACACCATCGCCCTCGTTTGGGCAGCGCATGCGATTTATGGGACGGAGCAAACCCGAGCCGCTTGACAGCCGGCCCCCGTGGCATGGGGCGAGTGGTCGGACGAAGCTGATCAAACCCGTACGCGATGACCCGAAGGCAGGTCCTCTTCAGATTCCCCGGAAGAGCAGCAAGCGCACAGGTCGTGGCGGGGTGCCCATTTCGACAAGTGCCCATACCCCGGGCGGCCAGGCTACATCTGAAACGCACAATGCGGGAGCCGCTACAGCTCCAGCGCGCAACCCGCACCCCCTGGCAGCCGCCCACGAGACGGCTAGAAAAGCTACCAGCCCGTCGTGGCATGCCCAAGCCCCTCTTCAATCTCAGTCTGACGCTGGAGCGCATTCGTATCCCAGCCCACCCGACACGGACTATCTGTCCCCATCACCTCCAGCTGCCGCTTTCCAATCGTGGGAAACCTCGGTGGCACCACGCGGTGTCTCACCTGACGTGCATCCGTCCAAGCCCATCAAGCGGAAGCCCCCACCAGGTGCTTCCACCGCATCCCCGGGCACGGCCTTGTCTCACTCCATTGGCGCAAGCGCCGGGCCTTCGAGCGATCAAGACGCCTGGGTGCAACCGCCGTCACGATTCAGCGTCACAACGTACGCGACATCGAATCCCGGCTCGCCCCGACAATCAGTGGACGAGCCTCCCGTCCCAGCCctgccggtgctggcgaCCCCGGGGATGGAGCGAAGACGGCCCGCCGCTGAGGAGTACAGCGTTGGAGCAGAGCCCGAGCCCGTTGCCATCACGATGAGCAGTCCGTATTCAGCCTCGAGTCACGTTCCAGTCCACGAGCGCGCTGCGCATGCTCGCATATTCAGCGAGAGCCAGCAGTCTGATCGTCGCTCCTCCATGCTGTCCATGGCGAAGCCGCTCCCTCCAGCTCCGCACGAGCAATCGTCGTCGAACGATCGCGTCGCCAACTTGAACGCGCAGATCCAGGGCCTGGTGCATCGGCGGATCAATATCACCAGAAGCATCAAGCAGATGACGGAACTGATGCCCGCCGACAACCTACTCGCGAGTGAAGAGGTGCTTCGCAAGCGCGAGGTGGAGAAGCAAAAGGTCGACGCCCTGAAGGGGGAGCTCGCGGAGGTGCAGCGGGAGGAATACGAGCTGGGCCTCAAGCTGCACCGGGCGTACAAGCGGCTGGACCAAGACGCCGAATTCGAGCCCACGACGCTGTGGGTGAGGAGGGTGACGGGTTGA
- a CDS encoding uncharacterized protein (EggNog:ENOG503P5EY), which produces MYVRPAAEEQVSPPSSPEAGALHGGHAADDVSPIDEELDRFQQQLIGGPLRAHPERPAPHQQRSHIPSLQHAHHLPRSVPDPSVPQLRQPVPPENRLWERQIHHGHHRPGQPGNAMPRERAAETLNPPQAFGSTTVVTAPVSSHRNTPSPSFGQRMRFMGRSKPEPLDSRPPWHGASGRTKLIKPVRDDPKAGPLQIPRKSSKRTGRGGVPISTSAHTPGGQATSETHNAGAATAPARNPHPLAAAHETARKATSPSWHAQAPLQSQSDAGAHSYPSPPDTDYLSPSPPAAAFQSWETSVAPRGVSPDVHPSKPIKRKPPPGASTASPGTALSHSIGASAGPSSDQDAWVQPPSRFSVTTYATSNPGSPRQSVDEPPVPALPVLATPGMERRRPAAEEYSVGAEPEPVAITMSSPYSASSHVPVHERAAHARIFSESQQSDRRSSMLSMAKPLPPAPHEQSSSNDRVANLNAQIQGLVHRRINITRSIKQMTELMPADNLLASEEVLRKREVEKQKVDALKGELAEVQREEYELGLKLHRAYKRLDQDAEFEPTTLWVRRVTG; this is translated from the exons ATGTACGTCCGCCCAGCAGCTGAGGAGCAGGTTTCTCCTCCCAGCTCCCCCGAAGCTGGCGCTCTCCACGGCGG acatgccgccgacgatgtcTCTCCCATCGACGAAGAGCTGGATCGCTTCCAGCAGCAACTCATAGGAGGCCCGCTCCGAGCACACCCAGAGCGCCCCGCTCCTCACCAGCAGCGAAGCCATATTCCTTCGTTGCAGCATGCTCATCACCTACCGCGAAGTGTGCCCGACCCGTCGGTCCCTCAGCTGCGACAACCTGTGCCCCCCGAGAACCGCTTGTGGGAACGCCAAATCCATCAcgggcaccaccgcccaggGCAACCTGGGAATGCAATGCCACGGGAGCGTGCTGCTGAGACGCTCAACCCGCCTCAAGCATTTGGCTCTACCACAGTGGTAACGGCACCCGTGTCGAGCCACCGCAACACACCATCGCCCTCGTTTGGGCAGCGCATGCGATTTATGGGACGGAGCAAACCCGAGCCGCTTGACAGCCGGCCCCCGTGGCATGGGGCGAGTGGTCGGACGAAGCTGATCAAACCCGTACGCGATGACCCGAAGGCAGGTCCTCTTCAGATTCCCCGGAAGAGCAGCAAGCGCACAGGTCGTGGCGGGGTGCCCATTTCGACAAGTGCCCATACCCCGGGCGGCCAGGCTACATCTGAAACGCACAATGCGGGAGCCGCTACAGCTCCAGCGCGCAACCCGCACCCCCTGGCAGCCGCCCACGAGACGGCTAGAAAAGCTACCAGCCCGTCGTGGCATGCCCAAGCCCCTCTTCAATCTCAGTCTGACGCTGGAGCGCATTCGTATCCCAGCCCACCCGACACGGACTATCTGTCCCCATCACCTCCAGCTGCCGCTTTCCAATCGTGGGAAACCTCGGTGGCACCACGCGGTGTCTCACCTGACGTGCATCCGTCCAAGCCCATCAAGCGGAAGCCCCCACCAGGTGCTTCCACCGCATCCCCGGGCACGGCCTTGTCTCACTCCATTGGCGCAAGCGCCGGGCCTTCGAGCGATCAAGACGCCTGGGTGCAACCGCCGTCACGATTCAGCGTCACAACGTACGCGACATCGAATCCCGGCTCGCCCCGACAATCAGTGGACGAGCCTCCCGTCCCAGCCctgccggtgctggcgaCCCCGGGGATGGAGCGAAGACGGCCCGCCGCTGAGGAGTACAGCGTTGGAGCAGAGCCCGAGCCCGTTGCCATCACGATGAGCAGTCCGTATTCAGCCTCGAGTCACGTTCCAGTCCACGAGCGCGCTGCGCATGCTCGCATATTCAGCGAGAGCCAGCAGTCTGATCGTCGCTCCTCCATGCTGTCCATGGCGAAGCCGCTCCCTCCAGCTCCGCACGAGCAATCGTCGTCGAACGATCGCGTCGCCAACTTGAACGCGCAGATCCAGGGCCTGGTGCATCGGCGGATCAATATCACCAGAAGCATCAAGCAGATGACGGAACTGATGCCCGCCGACAACCTACTCGCGAGTGAAGAGGTGCTTCGCAAGCGCGAGGTGGAGAAGCAAAAGGTCGACGCCCTGAAGGGGGAGCTCGCGGAGGTGCAGCGGGAGGAATACGAGCTGGGCCTCAAGCTGCACCGGGCGTACAAGCGGCTGGACCAAGACGCCGAATTCGAGCCCACGACGCTGTGGGTGAGGAGGGTGACGGGTTGA
- a CDS encoding uncharacterized protein (TransMembrane:2 (i23-47o53-75i)) has protein sequence MSAFELYIRRGWWMLLSRTRHGVPLYGLLLHSHLVLASATNIIQLLLVRVRPWFGIFFVHLVFSSVMAAAVLYLMEGYYILLSWLIFDARKILIK, from the exons ATGTCCGCCTTTGAGCTGTACATACGGCGCGG CTGGTGGATGCTCCTCAGCAGGACACGGCACGGCGTCCCGCTCtacggcctcctcctccactcgcacctcgtcctcgcgtCCGCCACCAACATCATCCAGCTACTCCTGGTCCGCGTGCGCCCCTGGTTCGGCATCTTCTTCGTGCacctcgtcttctcgtccgtcatggccgcggccgtcttgtACCTCATGGAGGGCTACTACATTCTTCTGTCGTGGCTCATCTTTGATGCGCGCAAAATATTGATCAAGTAg
- a CDS encoding uncharacterized protein (SECRETED:SignalP(1-19~SECRETED:cutsite=ALA-GG~SECRETED:prob=0.4952)~MEROPS:MER0037236~EggNog:ENOG503NUYN~COG:G), translated as MKLSLLLASLAAMAGLALAGGNAATGTIDKGPFAEDLNGSNFTYPWPVKVFKFTSQAQALQMAFMDISPTCKPNGKTAVLFHGKNFCGPTWEETIRVLAARGYRVVAPDQIGFCKSSKPDAYQFSLNQFAYNTRGLLNALGVGNVTVLGHSMGGMMTARFGLQYPSTVDEMVMVDPVGLEDYVQKGVPYISVDDSIVTEAASTYTSIRGYEQAVYYVGQWKPAYDTWVNMLVNIYNGSRRTAYIKNQAQIVDMVLTSPVAHYFGDIKPRTLLIVGDKDKTAIGSQWAPPAVAAQLGHFDVLGPEVAAQIPDCTLYRFANLGHAPQISDPDSFHKVVVNWLHWQS; from the coding sequence ATGAAGCTgtctctcctcctcgccagcctGGCCGCGATGGcaggcctcgccctcgccggcgggaATGCCGCCACGGGCACCATCGACAAGGGCCCGTtcgccgaggacctcaaCGGCTCCAACTTCACGTACCCGTGGCCCGTCAAGGTGTTCAAGTTCACCagccaggcgcaggcgctgcagATGGCCTTCATGGACATCTCGCCCACGTGCAAGCCCaacggcaagacggccgtGCTCTTTCACGGCAAGAACTTCTGCGGCCCGACGTGGGAGGAGACGATCCGCgtgctcgcggcgcgcggctaccgcgtcgtcgcccccgaCCAGATCGGCTTCTGCAAGAGCTCCAAGCCCGACGCCTACCAGTTCTCCCTCAACCAGTTCGCCTACAACACGCGCGGCCTGCtcaacgccctcggcgtcggcaacgtCACCGTCCTGGGCCActccatgggcggcatgatgACGGCCCGCTTCGGCCTCCAGTACCCGagcaccgtcgacgagatgGTCATGGTCGAccccgtcggcctcgaggactACGTGCAAAAGGGCGTCCCCTACATCAGCGTCGACGACTCCATCGTCACCGAGGCCGCCTCCACCTACACCAGCATCCGCGGCTACGAGCAGGCCGTCTACTACGTCGGCCAGTGGAAGCCCGCCTATGACACCTGGGTCAACATGCTCGTCAACATCTACAACGGCtcccgccgcaccgcctACATCAAGAACCAGGCCCAGATCGTCGACATGGTCCTCACCTCCCCCGTCGCCCACTACTTTGGCGACATCAAGCCCCGCaccctcctcatcgtcggcgacaaAGACAAGACGGCCATTGGTTCCCAGTGGGCtccccccgccgtcgccgcccagctcggccaTTTCGACGTCCTGGGCCCCGAGGTGGCCGCCCAGATCCCCGACTGCACCCTCTACCGCTTCGCCAACCTGGGCCACGCGCCTCAGATCTCCGACCCGGACAGCTTCCACAAGGTCGTTGTCAACTGGCTGCACTGGCAGTCGTaa
- a CDS encoding uncharacterized protein (TransMembrane:2 (o18-37i157-174o)~EggNog:ENOG503PGY3) has protein sequence MRSGPSSFRRYGLRSNGFLIFFFIPIIVTSFLVLQPLGQFIPSTTRRSPTTLPASASSHITGNEPSQHAIRASGAVHRRAEAVGSVCSSEGQWNCMTSSWQRCAAGRWSEVVNCAKGTVCAPAGLTDDFHVQHDGSVDGGGGRKTGGSGGQSKGPKGSTSLPLLGVVLLLWAFYV, from the coding sequence ATGCGCTCCGGGCCATCCTCATTCCGCAGGTACGGCCTGCGGAGCAACGGTTTCTTgatcttcttcttcatccccATCATTGTGACGAGCTTTCTCGTCCTGCAGCCCCTTGGGCAGTTCATCCCCAGCACCACGCGCCGATCTCCAACCACACTCCCCGCCAGCGCAAGCAGTCACATCACGGGCAACGAACCCAGTCAACACGCCATccgggcgagcggcgccgtgcaccgccgcgccgaggcagTCGGGTCCGTGTGCTCTAGCGAGGGCCAGTGGAACTGCATGACGAGCTCGTGGCAGCGGTGCGCAGCCGGGCGGTGGAGCGAGGTCGTCAACTGCGCCAAGGGGACGGTgtgcgcgcccgcgggcCTGACCGACGACTTTCACGTCCAGCACGACGGATCCGtggatggcggtggcggcaggaAAACgggagggagcggcgggcagaGTAAGGGGCCGAAGGGGTCAACGAGCTTGCCGCTGTTAGGCGTTGTTCTATTGCTTTGGGCGTTTTACGTATGA
- a CDS encoding uncharacterized protein (EggNog:ENOG503NUEJ~COG:U) codes for MSYQGYGQPYGQPPPPQGYGQYPPPQGQYPPQGQYPPQGQYPQGQYPPPGQYPPQQQGGYYQQPPPPPPGQYPSYGQPPPAPPQQYGAPPPQHYGHHSPAPPPGQYGAPPPHHGGSYGAPPPQQYGPPVPPTPPSPGYGAPQIIQWDGSADAQALRSAMKGFGTDEKALIRTLSNKDPLQVEVLRNAFNRNFKRDLVKDLKSETSGWFEYGLVQLARGPLSADVHNLYEAMSGPGTKELVLNDILLSRSNADMKAIKSAYYQTYHKSLENDVKGDLSMKTERHFLMVLAATRAEDAAPVVPQQVDDDVMQIYKATEGKMGTDEILVCSILTSRNDNQIRAIAHSYKQKFNRDLEKVIKSEFSGHMQDALLFQLRNGVDKYMHAADLLEESMAGMGTKDHLLVSRVVRFHWDRNFLANVKGAYQQKYRRSLASRIKGETSGDYERLMVACIGE; via the exons ATGTCGTACCAGGGTTACGGCCAGCCCTAcggcc agccgccgccgcctcaggGTTACGGCCAATATCCCCCGCCTCAAGGCCAGTACCCCCCTCAGGGCCAGTATCCCCCCCAGGGCCAGTATCCCCAGGGCCAGTACCCGCCGCCAGGACAGTATCCTCCCCAACAGCAAGGAGGCTACTATCagcagccccctcccccgccccccggccaGTATCCTTCGtacggccagccgccgccggcgccgccgcagcaatACGGCGCGCCTCCGCCTCAGCACTATGGTCATCACTccccggcaccgccgccaggccagtacggcgcgcccccgccgcacCACGGTGGTTCGTAcggagcgccgcctcctcagCAATACGGTCCCCCGGTCCCGCCCACACCTCCTTCTCCGGGCTATGGTGCGCCTCAGATTATTCAATGGGACGGCTCAGCGGATGCCCAGGCCCTCCGGAGCGCCATGAAGGGATTCGGCACTGACGAGAAGGCACTCATCCGAACGCTGTCGAACAAGGATCCTCTCCAGGTCGAGGTCCTGCGGAATGCCTTCAACCGAAATTTCAAGCGCGATCTCGTCAAAGACCTCAAGAGCGAGACGAGCGGGTGGTTCGAGTACGGGCTGGTCCAACTCGCCCGCGGGCCCCTCTCTGCCGACGTGCACAACTTGTATGAAGCCATGTCTGGGCCCGGCACCAAGGAGCTCGTCCTCAACGACATTCTGCTTTCGAGGTCCAACGCCGACATGAAGGCCATTAAGAGTGCATACTACCAGACGTACCACAAGAGCCTGGAGAATGATGTCAAAGGAGACTTGAGCATGAAGACGGAGAGGCACTTTCTTATGGTTCTGGCCGCGACGCGTGCCGAGGACGCTGCTCCAGTGGTGCCTCAGcaggtcgacgatgacgtgATGCAAATCTACAAGGCCACCGAGGGCAAGATGGGTACCGACGAGATCTTGGTCTGCAGCATCTTGACGAGCAGAAATGACAACCAGATCCGTGCTATCGCCCACTCCTACAAGCAAAAGTTTAACCGCGATCTGGAAAAGGTCATCAAGTCG GAATTCTCAGGCCACATGCAGGACGCGCTTCTCTTCCAGCTTCGAAACGGCGTTGACAAGTACATGCACGCCGCAGACCTCCTCGAAGAATCCATGGCCGGCATGGGCACCAAGGACCACCTCCTCGTGTCTCGTGTCGTCAGATTCCACTGGGATCGGAATTTCCTGGCCAACGTCAAAGGCGCCTACCAGCAAAAGTATCGTCGCAGCCTGGCGAGCCGCATCAAGGGTGAGACGTCGGGCGACTACGAGAGGCTCATGGTAGCTTGCATTGGAGAATGA
- a CDS encoding uncharacterized protein (EggNog:ENOG503PGY3~SECRETED:SignalP(1-20~SECRETED:cutsite=AGA-LP~SECRETED:prob=0.7481)) has translation MRCSLPVVAVLAAFCTTAGALPQSGMEIRAAASTVDKKPKYSVVPLEPGDSHPGGGGGDGGDDNTSTAVTIIKTVTKTSEPTTEVITKTAEPQTVTKSIPTTISVIDMTGEPTTTVVATSTSVPPPPPPSITTQSSMVSSAPAPTSSVSSEQPSVTVTKSATTTPLPTASSTSAAPTTTDTISTLPTSFTSVVTTPTTFATITTTPQSSTSTRSYDDGQWHTTYPAWNGTMTYRYRRRS, from the coding sequence ATGCGCTGCTCTCTcccggtcgtcgccgtcctcgcggcgtTCTGCACCACCGCCGGTGCCCTCCCCCAGTCGGGGATGGAGATTCGCGCCGCGGCTTCTACCGTCGACAAGAAGCCCAAGTACTCAGTCGTGCCGCTCGAGCCCGGCGACAGCCAtccgggcggcggtggcggcgacggcggcgatgacaaCACCAGCACTGCAGTCACCATCATCAAAACTGTGACCAAGACATCGGAGCCGACCACCGAAGTCATCACCAAGACCGCCGAACCGCAGACTGTCACCAAGTCGATCCCAACCACCATATCAGTCATTGACATGACGGGAGAGCCAACGACTACGGTCGTCGCGACTTCAActtcggtgccgccgccaccgccgccatctaTTACTACGCAATCCTCAATGGTCTCCTCGGCTCCGGCACCAACCTCGTCCGTATCGAGCGAGCAGCCCTCCGTTACCGTCACCAAGTCTGCCACGACCACCCCGCTCcccacggccagcagcacgtcTGCGGCGCCCACCACAACTGATACCATCTCGACACTGCCGACGAGCTTCACTAGCGTCGTCACGACACCAACCACGTTTGCGACCATCACCACTACGCCTCAATCGTCCACCTCGACTCGCAgctacgacgacgggcagtgGCACACGACTTATCCGGCGTGGAACGGCACCATGACATATCGCTATCGGCGGCGTTCCTAG